Part of the Plasmodium knowlesi strain H genome assembly, chromosome: 11 genome is shown below.
cACAACAATCACAACAAACCACCTAACTGACAACGACAACAACAATACCACAACAACGACAtggaaaaaggcaaaatcaCAGAAATATTCGTTATGGAAGAATATAATACCGAAGCGGCATGTAACATTGCAATGTGTAAGCACATATTGCGGAATGTGATGTAAACATATTAaatgaacatatacatatatatatttaatgtAACACATTGTGGAATGTAATGTTCCCGTCTGGAGGAGGATGGGGAAAATTACCACGCACAGTTCATACAGTATAGGAGAaaagttatatttttcctttttttttcctttttctttaaaaagttACTTTGAACACTTttatttgctcatttttttaaaaaatttttatattgttTGGAAATGTTTACGCTCATGTGTAATCaatataaaagagaaaaaataattttctttcttccactttattTTGATTTGTTGGGTAAATTCTTAactttattcttattttttctttgcaactTCCTTTTACTGAACATCTAAAGtgttcattaaaatttttttgttacaaaatttttgtcctaataatttttataatctttattattctttcatcttcttcctctaagGTCTAATTATTTGTGCTTTGAAAAGcgttcttccacacttttttttcgcggaaatcgtaatatagtgttCGTGCGGAGGTGCGGGCGCGAACGCTCGCGCGCGGATgtcccatacattttttttacaagaacaagatataacacctattgggggCAACTTTACACAACgattgaataaaaaaataaacaaatatgTGAATACCTCAATGGATGAGGAAGTGGATGTTtatgatttcgcatttttaggttgcgggatttataatattttacggtgtatatgtgtaagatttcgcattttttaggGTATAAGGTTCCAGtttataagaacaacaatatatggcctggtatttagatGTTTTAGGGGAagattaatttcttttttttccaacaaaaaataaaaaggaaaaaaaaagaagagtaaaaagaagaaaagaaaaaggaggttcaaagggagaaaacaaaaaaaagaaggaagtttagGTCTGTGTGCTCATTCGCACTTGGTTACTAATATAGGAACAATGGataaaaggtgaaaaaaaaagagaaaaattaattaaacgaaaagagaaaggaattaAAACTACATTATTCTGAAGATGTATACGAAAGGTATAAAGCACCACATAGGTGGGAGAAATCATCCTTGCGGGTATTTCGGAAGGGATGGATTAATCTCTGGTTTTGTAACACATGGATATGCATTTCGCGCGCCCCAATATGAAGAACtaatttaaacaaattgtAGTTTCACATCCATATGcgccttccatttttccgaATGAACAGACTTCCCCTTGCTCCTCTGTGCTTAATGAAGTTCCTCAAATAATTCATTATCGATTGAGTTCTCGAAAATTTCTTCCAGAGGTTCCTGTCCTCCATGgcatgaagaagatgaattTCTTCTATTCGTGCTTTCCTTATTCACCCTTCCCACTTCCTCCTTAGACGATTTCCCCTTCTGGTGATCCACGCGCAGCCGCTTATTCACCTTCCTCAGCACTTTGTTCTTCTCCACTACTCTGTCAATGTGGTCCCTTAAATCTCCTACGCTACCGGCGAGTATTCCGAGTTTTCTCCTGAGCATattgttctctttttccaACTCCCCTATTTTGCGCTTCATTAATTTGTTCCTACTTTCTAATTCTTcaatctttttatttttcaataaaagtaggttccccTCTCCCTCCCTAATATATTGATCCATGTGGGAGAAGTTCATGTAGTTCCTGGTCGTTAATTCTTTTAAGTAGTATTTGCAGTTGGTGCAATGGATGCTTCTAGAGAGGATCACTTCTTCATCTGCCTGCTCTATTCTCGCTACTTCCTCATCCACGTCCTGTTCGTCCACATGCCTTCCACGCCGTCTACCCGTATCATTACGCTTGTCTCCTTTCTCATCTGTGTGGTAATGTTTCTCCCTACTACTACTGCCACTACTTAGGCATCTCATCTGATCGCCTATAAATGGCATGTCCCCTTTAGATGAAGCCAAACAAGGGATTCCCTCGACAGGCAACAAGTTATCTAGAAGGGAGAACTCCGGACTTccctttattccttcttctgcatTCATACTATAgaccatttttctttctttccccttttcccccAAATTATGGAGCCCCTCCCTCAATTCAGCTGCATCTTCATCACTGCTGGTGCACTGCTTAAGGCGATATATTTCTGGCTCTGTTCGTTTTGTTCGTTCTGTTTGCCCTGTTTGCTCTGTTTCCCCTGAATTCCTTACGCACTCCCCGGATGGACAGAAGGACCTCTTCTCAGTCGTATTCTTTGCCACATGTTTCGTCCGCTCCCCCTGCGACTTTGACCTATTAGTGCTACCGCCCGTGATGATTATGTCGAGCATCTCAAACGAAAAGGTGGTGTTCGCCGATTCAGCATTGTTGGGTCCACTGTCAGATTTCTCTGCGATGCCGTCAAGCTTCTCCATTAGGATTTTATATCACCCTCCgtacgaaaaaagaaagaagaagaaaaaaaaaaaaatggttctaTGTCAATCCCTCCGTTACATGTTTCCCTGTGTAATGCGCTGCTCCGCATTtggaatttttaaattgaatATGTAACATCTTGATGAAGTCGTCCTGTCATGCTTCTTGGACGCAGGAAAAAGCGCGTACCCTAATCTAGCTAAACTtcaatatatacatacaactGGAGAGTAAGACGGATGATGCACACAGGCGTATGGAGCAGGTGGGGGGGAGGAACAATGCCACGGGTCTGTTTCATTTCGATGTACACTTCCAACAACAGGTGTGTAGTCACATTTATGCTTTCCTTCGGATTTTTACTTGATCCATAGGGCTGTTCCCCCATTCATCCTTCTACCGCAAGTGGGAATGACTAGGAAGACCTTAAAAGGATTATTCCGAACCCGCGTAGGTAGATTAGCCAATAGTCCCGTGCACTTAATGTAGTGGCATCGGTAAGTTGTACACATAAAGGAATTGGTACATCCCCCTTCAGAAGAGCTTTCCCTTCATTAACGTCTTGGAACGAATATTCTTAAGGGAAAgcctcccttccctttctctgCTTCTGCGACATTCAATGTTATGTCCCTGTGCACAGCACTCGCGTGAACTTTTGAAAGGATAAGTTCGCCCAGGTAAAAAATGTTCTCCCTTCCGGCaagaaggggggaggaacaGTGGGGCAGTACAGTAGCAGTAGAGCCAAGGCGGTGAGCTGAGAAGGTGCTCCCAACATCTGGCGTAACCAAATCGTACTCGTGGGCGGCATACCTCGCCCgtgcttgaaaaaaaaaaatttaaacgtTAACTTCTTCGGTGTGCCCCTTTTGAAGTTGTAAAGtttcttaaaattttatcGTTCAGTTTACAAGACGAAATTTGGCTTGTACCCGTTCTTCTgaagaggaacaaataaatgcACAAATAATAGGGGGATCACCAAGGAGGTAGGTTCAGGTGACTAATACGGCGCGACAAGGGCAAATGCATACTCTCACGTGCGTGGCGCGCATGTAATGGGTATATCAACTTATCAATATGCAAACAGTGGGCATAACACATTTTACGGAATTACCAGAGttcgccaaaaaaaaataaacaaaacaaaacaaaaacaaaaaaaaaaaaaaaaaaaaaaggacagggAGAGGTATCCCCTTCTTTGGGGGTGGCAAATCTTCCTCGTATCGTAAAAGTACACTTGCAATGATTAGTTCACTTTAATTGTCTTTAAAAACTTgaataacaaaaaattaatcgTGCCATCCCCAGCATaggaatgaaataaatgatCAGAATAATTGacacaaattttattttcttctgagGACTCCTGCGAAGAACATGCTGTTGCGGGCATACTCATAGCGAACTCCTTCTCACAAATACAAAATATGGATAAGTCTGAATTTTTACTTATCGCATAATCTATAGAGTAATTTAATCCCTCAAGTAATGGAATTATTCTTATAAACACTCTGGTAAGAAAAcatcttaaaaaaaacggtttggcctgcacattttttttatttgaaataattttaatttcaaataatttattaaaaatgtaatatTGAGCAGACATGTCTAGCATTAAATGGtaaaaggtgaaaataaaaatgccaaaAGTAAATCCGAGCAACACATCGGAAGTGTAATGGATAAACCCAATAATTATGAACGCATAAATGAAACAACATAAGAAAGTTATCAGGGTCTTTAGTACAACATTGTTCATGTAAAAAAGGGCgaacaataaaaatatggtCGTTGAAAAGGAATGACCAGATATAATCAAATCAGAACATACATAAACTAagttcatatttattttaactaTTTGCAATAAATTAAATGCAAAGTTTCCACTTTCCAGAGGCACACACGTTTCCAATGTGGCTGGAAGGGAAGTGACATAGATAAGTACGCCccttaataaataaaaaaagcccAGCATGTAAAGGAAGCGACAAACAATGGCCATAGACAAGTACACACTATTAAACAAAATCAATTGTACGAAAGTAATTGACAACAATGCTATTAAATTGTTTGACAAATTGTAAGATATCCATTCAGGTGGATTCTCAAACAAATTGTGAATTCGATCACTCAACGGTGTGGTGTACCTCTTATAATATGAATCGCTATATATCATGAAAAATCCTTGTATGATCAAGGAGATTactaaaaatattaatgcgATTGCTAACCTTAGGAATAATACCTTGAATAGTTTCCACTTTGTCAAATTGTGCATGTCACCATTACTTGTATTTGTTCCGTTTGATGAGGCAAAGTTACTCATTTTTATGTctacatttattttgtagTTATCGCCAGTTGTGTAGCCATTCCTGTCTTCATTCTCTTTCCTGgactgttcataattttcccccttaaattCGATCGTCATTTTGGTATGTTCCGCGTTCTTcgtgcagttttttttttttttcctttttttttcttactcaGTTGCGTAATCGTGACAAAATTGTATAAGCGTGACAATATCGAGTGAACATGGCGAAAGCGCGCTATCATCGCAACAGTCGTACGCTCTTATGCAGCTACACAGGGATGCGAGTGATGGGTGAACACAAAAACAAGTAAACGGAGAGAAGGGACAAAAGGACGAAGAGAATGTAAAAGTTCATTTCCAAAAGGTTGGGAAAATCAcctgcatatacatgtgcgtgGTCTTCCGTACAACATAAATAACAGAAATTTTGTACAGCAagtcaaaattttttcaatgctAAGGAAGTCAGTCTCTCGCAGGGCTTCAGGAATGCCTTTTCGAGTTGTTCATGTACAAATTCAAAACGAGAATGAAATGGACAAGTGCATGTACACACGCGTGAGCATATTTACTTATGCGTACTTGTAGGTACGTGCACTTGTCCATTTCATTCTCGTTTTGAATTGatgtttttttgtgtgttacATGTTCGCAACGCTAGCTCATGCGAatcaggaaaaaaggaaaaaaaaaaaaaaaaaaaaaaaaaaaattaatgcgTAACTACGCGCACAGTGCTTTTTcgtgcttattttttccattttttaagttttcaattttaacaaaaaatgatAGGAGGAGCTGCGAAGAAGAcacgccaaaaaaaaagacgtgAAGGTGTAGGAATGCGCAGATCAATACTTCATAATAAAGTTggcgaaaaaaattagatccaaagggaaagaaaaaaaaaaaaaaattaacaattcGGCTTCATGTGCATACGTACTTGCGCGCGCACTGCCCCTCAAATACGCATGCTTCACACAGCATAGGGTAGagttttaaaataaaaattaaagggagccaaatttaaaagaattcATAAAAACATCAAATCCGTCATAGGAGGCGGTACTTGAATGCAATCTGCGCACATCGTATGGGAGtggcacatatacatacaaatgcGCACCGTGGTGCGATGGATCAAACATTAGACacagaatgaaaaaacgaaattataaaaaatactAAATGTTAACTTAATAATGTATCAAATGTGCTAATAGATGGGGACTATGGAGTACCGCTATGGCTGGGGTGTAGGTATGTACGGTGAAAAGgcataataagaaaaaaaaaaaaaaacttaattACTCTTTATGCTTGTTTCGcaaattgacaaaaaaaaaaattggtgcGCGAAGAAGCGGGGGCACGCACACACAAACatgcgcatatgtatatgagcATATGCAAAGACGAgttaattcttcttcttgatACCACACAGGCGCTTGATTCCGTTTGCAATGTTCTTAAGGGTGGATAGATCAAAGGACCCGCTGCCGGCATAGGAATGGTAAAAGTGGTCGCTAAAATCGCAATACTCTTCGTTGTTCATGgtcctcttttttattatgagGCCTTTTGCATTCACTGGCTTGCACGGACAGAAGCAGTTCTGTAAAGGGGTGATGGTGGTGGGGGCAATATCCGTACATGTGATAAACTACACAcataaattataaatatgtacatatgcatataaacaCTTTCACGATTGCATAGAGCAAGCCGTTGCGCAGATTGCACTACTTACCCATTCCTTGTCATACGAAGCGGCCATGTTCAGCCTGTGCTCCAATCCTTCCATGAACCCTATTATCTGAATG
Proteins encoded:
- a CDS encoding sphingomyelin synthase 2, putative, which gives rise to MTIEFKGENYEQSRKENEDRNGYTTGDNYKINVDIKMSNFASSNGTNTSNGDMHNLTKWKLFKVLFLRLAIALIFLVISLIIQGFFMIYSDSYYKRYTTPLSDRIHNLFENPPEWISYNLSNNLIALLSITFVQLILFNSVYLSMAIVCRFLYMLGFFYLLRGVLIYVTSLPATLETCVPLESGNFAFNLLQIVKINMNLVYVCSDLIISGHSFSTTIFLLFALFYMNNVVLKTLITFLCCFIYAFIIIGFIHYTSDVLLGFTFGIFIFTFYHLMLDMSAQYYIFNKLFEIKIISNKKNVQAKPFFLRCFLTRVFIRIIPLLEGLNYSIDYAISKNSDLSIFCICEKEFAMSMPATACSSQESSEENKICVNYSDHLFHSYAGDGTINFLLFKFLKTIKVN